Proteins encoded by one window of Superficieibacter sp. HKU1:
- the rpsI gene encoding 30S ribosomal protein S9 has protein sequence MAENQYYGTGRRKSSAARVFIKPGNGKIVINQRSLEQYFGRETARMVVRQPLELVDMVEKLDLYITVKGGGISGQAGAIRHGITRALMEYDESLRGELRKAGFVTRDARQVERKKVGLRKARRRPQFSKR, from the coding sequence ATGGCTGAAAATCAATACTACGGCACTGGTCGCCGCAAAAGCTCCGCAGCTCGCGTGTTCATCAAACCGGGCAACGGCAAAATCGTTATCAACCAACGTTCTCTGGAACAGTACTTCGGTCGTGAAACTGCCCGCATGGTAGTTCGTCAGCCGCTGGAACTGGTCGACATGGTTGAGAAACTGGATCTGTACATCACCGTTAAAGGTGGTGGTATCTCTGGTCAGGCTGGTGCGATCCGTCACGGTATCACCCGCGCTCTGATGGAGTACGACGAGTCCCTGCGTGGCGAACTGCGTAAAGCAGGCTTCGTTACTCGTGATGCTCGTCAGGTTGAACGTAAGAAAGTCGGCCTGCGTAAAGCACGTCGTCGTCCTCAGTTCTCCAAACGTTAA
- the sspA gene encoding stringent starvation protein SspA, whose translation MAVAANKRSVMTLFSGPTDIYSHQVRIVLAEKGVSFEIEHVEKDNPPQDLIDLNPNQSVPTLVDRELTLWESRIIMEYLDERFPHPPLMPVYPVARGESRLYMQRIEKDWYTLMNVIVNGSSSEADAARKQLREELQAIAPVFGQKPYFLSDEFSLVDCYLAPLLWRLPLLGIEFSGAGAKELKGYMTRVFERDSFLASLTEAEREIRLGRG comes from the coding sequence ATGGCTGTCGCTGCCAACAAACGTTCGGTAATGACGCTGTTTTCTGGTCCTACTGACATCTATAGCCATCAGGTCCGCATCGTGCTGGCTGAAAAAGGTGTTAGCTTCGAAATCGAGCACGTGGAGAAGGACAACCCGCCTCAGGATCTGATTGACCTCAACCCGAATCAGAGTGTTCCGACGCTGGTGGATCGTGAGCTGACCCTGTGGGAATCTCGTATCATCATGGAATATCTTGATGAGCGTTTTCCGCATCCGCCGCTGATGCCGGTTTATCCGGTCGCGCGTGGTGAAAGCCGTCTTTACATGCAACGTATTGAAAAGGACTGGTACACGTTGATGAACGTCATCGTTAACGGTTCTTCTTCCGAAGCGGATGCCGCGCGTAAACAATTGCGCGAAGAATTGCAGGCGATTGCGCCTGTATTTGGTCAGAAGCCTTATTTCCTGAGCGATGAGTTCAGCCTGGTGGATTGCTACCTGGCACCTCTGCTGTGGCGTCTGCCGCTGCTGGGGATTGAATTCAGCGGTGCGGGTGCGAAAGAGCTGAAAGGTTATATGACTCGCGTCTTCGAACGTGATTCTTTCCTCGCTTCTCTGACTGAAGCCGAGCGTGAAATACGCCTTGGCCGGGGCTAA